CTCCTCTGTGAGCTCTGCTCAGGCCTCCCCGAGACCCCTAACATGTGGTAGCCAGATCCACCTCCCGGGTGTCGATGGGCAGAAGCCCGGCTTTTCTGttcttgctctttttctctcctgaGGGGCACCCCCATCAGGTGGCTCTTTGGGATGCATCTGGAGAACTCTAGCTAGTCACTGGGCCTCGCTGAGTCTTTGTATCACAGTGATGAAATATTGATGAGAAGTACCCACCTTTTGTGGTTGGGGGAGATGATTCAGGAGGCCACGCGACTGCTTACTCAGTAGCCCATCACCCTTTCAGGCAGATCCCGCAGACACAGTGCTGAGCAAGgctagcagtgtgtgtgtggggacatCCTATAAATATCCTCTGGAGAGGTCCTGCCCTCATTCCAGAAACTGGACCTCAGCGAGATTGTTTCACCCTGAGTCTGTGTTttacacacaccctcacacatgtgGAGAATCTCTGTATTCGACAGCCTTGAGGAAGCAACCCTGTTTTCCCTACGCCCACCCCACTGACAGCTTTCACGGTCTCGTGAGCTGTACTGGAAGTCGGCTTGAGAATGTGGGGTTGCCTTGCTGCTTGCAGGGAGGTGGGCAGAAGCAGGGTCTCCTGCAGGTGTAGGCATTGCTTGGCTGCAGTAGGTGACCACGCCTCCTTGACTCCCTTGCTGCGGTGGCGGAGCCTGGGCATTTCAGGATCGAGGGGAGCCTTTGTACCACCCTTTGCCCCATCCCTTCTTTGGGCCTTCCTGCCCCCTCCTTATGCCCAGCACCACGCTAGATCTTTACTTCCTGtgggaaggtccttctgtctcttgtGTGGACGCTGACCTTTCCTTGTGGGTACAGTGACAAGGAGGACCCAGAAGGCCATGGCAGGGCAGGGTGAGTGAGTCTGGAGTGAATTCCGTGTCAGGAGCAGGGTCCAcattggcggggggggggggatgaggagggCTTTTGGCAAACAGAGACAATAAGAGGAGGTTCTGGAAAGGCAAGCAGAAGACAGGGGATAGGGTTGTACCCTAAATACAGGACTTGTTCAACAACAGTGGATGAACCACTTGGGTCCCTGAGCATAGAGCCCACAAGGCTAAGGGAAGACATGCCGTCCACTGCTACAAAGGAGCCTCCCTGGTGCCTCCTTGTGGAGGAGAATAGTATTTGATCACTTTATACATTTCCAAGTCTCCTCTTCTACATTTGAGCCCAGCCTTGAACACTCCCTACCCTATGGGAGGGAGGAATTTAGACCACCTTAAATTCCAGTCAGTCACTGTGCCATTTTGTTTTAGCCCTCAGCCACCGACTctctcatctctcatctctgaCCCCATCCTAGCTTGACTCTGTCCTCTAAGTCAGGACGGTCTCTACAAGAAGCCAAAGTAGGCTTTTCACTGGGCACACTATGCATGTTGGTCCTAGCTAGGGTGAGCCCATTATCACAGAGAGTGAAACTGAGGATCAGGAGGATTAAACCACCGGTCTCAGTCCACAGAGGACCAAAGGCTTGGAGTGTCGCTTCTGGTTGTAGCTGCAGCTCCTCACTGGTCCTGTCTCTCGATAGCATCATCGAAGCTGACTTCTGTGTGGCATCTACCTGTGTGGCCTTTGGGGCAGTTCTAGGCAAGATCAGCCCAGTCCAACTGCTTATCATGACCTTCTTCCAAGTGACCCTCTTCGCAGTGAATGAGTACATCATCCTGTACCTGATAGAGGTAAGATTTCAGAGTCTGTGGCTCTGTTGAGCTAGAGGCAGAGGGGAGCGAGCCACACTGAGATAAGCCCCAGAATGTACAATTCAGTGAGGGGTCCAAGCAAAGAGGCGCTGAGCATGCCCTGTGTTAAGGATTGACCTCCAGGGCTAGGCAGCCCAGCAGAGGGCGCTACAGAGCATACACCAGGAGAGCTAAGGAAGCCAAGGAGAGGACAAGAGGAAAGGGCCCTGGCATTTTGTTGGCTAGCCAGTCAACATCCCTACCTCCCTCTGCTCAATTGGTTGCCGTGggaactgtcttagggtttctattgctctgatgaaaatctgctttaaaggatttattttgcttagACTTCCATTTGACAGTCCGTTATCAAAGGAAGTCCTGGCAGGGACCTggtgacaggaactgaagcagaggccacagagcaaTGCAGCTTCCCGGCTTgcttctcatgacttgctcagcctgctttcttacacagctcAAAAACCCCCTACCCAAGGctggccctcctacatcaagaaaatgccctacagatttGCTTATAGACCGGCgggatggaggcattttctcaattgaaggttcttctttccaggtgactctagtttgtgtcagattgataaaatgaacaaacaaacaaacacacacacacatatacacaggaagAAATAAGGCAACAGGGACAGGGAACTAGGCTCTGTGTCCCAcagctggagacagagacagctaagcgtgtgtgcatatgtgtggggtggggagtactgtgaggaaggagggggaaagggtaCCAGGCCCTGACAGGCCCCTTGCACTCCAGGCAAAGGATGCAGGGGGCTCTATGACCATCCACACATTTGGCGCCTACTTTGGGCTCACAGTGACCTGGATCCTCTACCGAAAGAATCTGGAGCAGAGCAAGCGGAGACAGAGTTCAGTGTACCACTCGGACCTTTTTGCCATGATTGGTGAGAACGAACAGCTGTCCTGTTGGTGAGGGCTGCCATGGTGGGGGAGCTATACCGGTTGCTATGATTGGTCATACAGCCGTGAGTGGGTAAGACCAACTAGGACTAGCTGGAAGGCTGCCGTAGAGAGTGCAGGTCACCATGATAAATGAAGAGCGGAACACCTGTCAGGAGTAAGAACAGCCATGCTGGGTGAGGGCCACTATAAATGTGTGAGGGTCTGCATGGTGGGTGAGGATTGTCGTGTGCATCCCTGGTCTCCATGTAGTGGGCGTCTGCTGGTTCTTTGGGAGGAAGGGCAGAATGAAGTGCCCTGTAGATACTTCTAGACTCCTGGGTGTCCGATTCTCTCCCTCCTGGAATAACCCAAGGCAGACAGAGTGGAAACAGGAACTTGTGATGTCTATCAGACCTAGCCCTCCCTTCCATCACCCTGTAGACTGAGAGACGGTAGTACCACCAGCTAATCTGTCTACAGAGGGGGAGACTCTCCCCCACGATGCTCTAAGAGTAGGCGACAGGTAACCAGTCCTAGGGTCGGGGAGACAGAGAGGGCTTTGTGACGTGGCGTGGGAGGCCAAGTGGGATCTAGGTGAGTTGGGCCAGGCGAACCTTCCAGAAGGAGCACTCATGAGAGTGATTCTTATAGGCTGGAAGCAGCCGGCCATCTCTCGAGCGGAAAGGCAGTGCCTCCACTTGGGCTCTGTGAGCCTGGCCTAACACCTCCTCTCCTGGCCCCTGGCCTGCATATGTTCTGACCCAGGCACCCTCTTCCTATGGATATACTGGCCCAGCTTCAATTCAGCCAGTTGCTCCCACGGAGACACCCAACACCGAGCAGCCCTCAATACCTACCTCTCCCTGGCGGCTAGTGTGCTAACCACAGTGGCAGTGTCCAGTATCATACACAAGAAGGGCAGGCTGGACATGGTGAGCAGGGGCTTCTGCGGGGAGGTACCTCTCTGACTGTCACGCCCTGCCTGCACCTTGTTGTGGCAGGCAGCTTCTAGATTGGCACACCCAAACCTGGATGTTCACAGAGGGCCATCCCTACCAAGTGTTCTTGTCCTTCCTCACAGCCTGAAACGCTATTAGCCAGTGCCAGCTGTGTGTCATAGCAGGCCCGCCTGGCAGAATTGCCCATGTGCGTGCGGCTTCCCCCACCTCTGCGAGGTCTTTATCCTCCTGACACCACTGGCCTcttgggctttttatttttttttatttttttattttttgttttttcgagacagggtttctctgtggttttggagcctgtcctggaactagctcttgtaaaccaggctggtctcgaactcacagagatccgcctgcctctgcctcccaagtgctggattaaaggcgtgcgccaccaccgcccggcctcttggGCTTTTTAAAGCTGTACCAGTCCCCACACTTAGAGGAGTCAGCAGCCCAGGACCTGTCATGGCTGACGAAGAACATTGGTAGCAGCTGGGCATGCGTGGGGGGCCCACAAATCCCTGGTATAGATATAGCATGCACTCAGATACACCCACTGACCCACAGGTAGACATGGAGAGAAGGGGAATGGGCAGATGGGTTTCTAGGGTCCATGGGCGTGTCCAGCAGCACACTGCCTCACGGACACAGAACATGTCCAGGCCTGCTGGGGGTCGTGAATGACTTACTTGCAGAGCACACAAAGAAGCTGTGTTCAGCTGGGGCCAAGGCCAACCTGCTCCTGGCCTGCTGAGGCAGAATCTGAGCTGTTCCCGGCTCCCAGCTTTGTGTGACATGTGAAGGCAGGCCACGCTCCAGGAACAGAGCTGAGAGCTTGCACGCTTTGTCTACCCTGCCCAGGTGCATATCCAGAATGCCACACTTGCAGGCGGGGTGGGCGTGGGCACAGCTGCGGAGATGATGCTCACGCCTTACGGCGCTCTCATCGTGGGCTTCTTCTGTGGCATCTTCTCCACCCTAGGATTCGCGTACCTATCGGTGAGGACcctagggctggggctggggatgcTGTGGGGGGGGGTTTGTTCCTgaaagcagggagaggaagaaggggtgaGACCTAGGGAACACTAGATTTGTGTTTTTGAAGGCCTCCCGTGCCCCTGCCACAGCCACGGCCTGAGCAGCACCgtcttccctcctccctgcagCCATTCCTGGAGTCCCGCCTGCGCATCCAGGACACATGTGGCATTCACAACCTGCACGGCATCCCTGGCATCATAGGTGGCATCGTGGGTGCTGTGACAGCAGCCTACTCCTCTCCTGATATCTACGGAGAGCCAGGGTAAGTGTGGCGAAGGTGTGAGAAGTGGGGTTTTCTCCTTCGTTCTCTATTCCTTCTTTTTGTGGGACCCGACATGTCTTCCTCCTTTAGCCTCTTCTTCCACTCTAGACCATTCACTggcctctctccccaccctcagACCTGCCACAAGGGTCCAAGAGAGGAATAGAGTAATTGGGATGGAGGAGGCTTGGGGTTTCAAGAACACAGGGGTGGGGTAGCAGTAATCAATTCCCTGGCCTCTCCATGGGGTCCTCACTCATTCTTGTCTCTGTCCCAGGCTGCTCCATTCATTTGGCTTTGGGGGCTATAAGGCAGACTGGACCAAGAAAATGCAGGGCAGATCCCAGATATTTAGCCTCCTCCTGACCTTGGCCATAGCCCTGGTGGGCGGCATCATTGTGGGTGAGTGAGAGTGGCTACACTAGAAAAGATGGGGTCCTGATTGGGGACTTACTAAGGGGGGGGGACCCAAGAATATGTCTCAAGGGTGGACCTGGGCCTCCCCCAGAATACCTGATATCTGTATTGTcagctgtgggactgggaatGTGGGGTCCATCTGAGGGAAGAGGTTGGGGTAAGCAAAGAGTGTGTTCTGACCATTGTGTCCTCCGATCTATTTAGGGCTCATTTTGAAATTGCCATTCTGGGGACAAGCTGCTGATGAAAACTGCTTTGAAGATGCTATCTACTGGGAGGTAATTTCTAGAGACTGGTCTCTATACAAGGATAGCTAGCTGTACCCCCCACCTTGTTTCTATGCAAGGATAGATGTACCCCCACCTTGTCTCTATACAAGTATAGCTGTATTCCCCACCTTATCTCTATACAAGGATAGCTGTACCCCCCTCACCTTGTCTCTATACAAGGATAGCTATACCCCCACCTTGTCTGTATACAAGGATAGCTATACCCCCACCTTGTCTCTATACAAGGATAGCTGTACCCCCCTCACCTTGTCTCTATACAAGGATAGCTATACCCCCCACCTTGTCTGTATACAAGGATAGCTATACCCCCACCTTGTCTCTATACAAGTATATCTGTACCCCCCTCATCTTGTCTCTATACAAGGATAGCTATATCCCCTCATCTTGTCTCTATACAAGGATAGCTATATCCCCTCATCTTGTCTCTATACAAGGATAGCTATATCCCCTCATCTTGTCTCTATACAAGGATAGCTATATCCCCTCATCTTGTCTCTATACAAGGATAGCTATACCCCCCACCACACCCACACCTTGCCTTAACCTAATCTATGTAGGGCATGGTGTCGCCTGTAAATTGAAGACTTTTCCCTAcccgtctttctttctttcccctgggCACCCCAAGGGGGCCATGAATACCTTTCTTTCTACACACTCTGGGAGTGGAGTCACACGAGCAGCCTACCATGGGGCCTGAATCTGGTGTGTTCTAGTCATAACTTCCAAAGTCTGTCCCCGACCCTAACAGCAGCGGTGTCACCGAGCAATCCTAGCCTAGgaaagaggctgaggcaagaggataggcacaggtttgaggccaacctgggctgcagagtgaggctctgcctcaaaaaacagacTAGCAAAGGCTGGGGCTATACCTCAATTGGTAAAATGCTCGCCTATGCATGAGGTTCCGAGTTGGATCCCAGCGCTACACTATTCCAGCACCCTGGAGATAGAGGCAAGAAGAACCGAAGGTCAAAGTCATCCTTAGATACATAGTTTCTAacacagtttgaggccagcctggtagatACATGTGGCCctaccttaaaaa
This DNA window, taken from Chionomys nivalis chromosome 23, mChiNiv1.1, whole genome shotgun sequence, encodes the following:
- the Rhcg gene encoding ammonium transporter Rh type C isoform X1, producing MALNTNLRGRLPVICLVLQVVMVVLFGVFVRYDIQADARWWLEKKLKNISSDIENDFYYRYSSFQDVHAMVFVGFGFLMTFLQRYGFSAVGFNFLLAAFGIQWALLMQGWFRFFEEGHIILSVENIIEADFCVASTCVAFGAVLGKISPVQLLIMTFFQVTLFAVNEYIILYLIEAKDAGGSMTIHTFGAYFGLTVTWILYRKNLEQSKRRQSSVYHSDLFAMIGTLFLWIYWPSFNSASCSHGDTQHRAALNTYLSLAASVLTTVAVSSIIHKKGRLDMVHIQNATLAGGVGVGTAAEMMLTPYGALIVGFFCGIFSTLGFAYLSPFLESRLRIQDTCGIHNLHGIPGIIGGIVGAVTAAYSSPDIYGEPGLLHSFGFGGYKADWTKKMQGRSQIFSLLLTLAIALVGGIIVGLILKLPFWGQAADENCFEDAIYWEIPEEVNTVYIPEDLTHKHPAPPVPSIPLVLPTPSASLVAPVPPTPPVSLATPVPSTSLVH
- the Rhcg gene encoding ammonium transporter Rh type C isoform X2 yields the protein MVVLFGVFVRYDIQADARWWLEKKLKNISSDIENDFYYRYSSFQDVHAMVFVGFGFLMTFLQRYGFSAVGFNFLLAAFGIQWALLMQGWFRFFEEGHIILSVENIIEADFCVASTCVAFGAVLGKISPVQLLIMTFFQVTLFAVNEYIILYLIEAKDAGGSMTIHTFGAYFGLTVTWILYRKNLEQSKRRQSSVYHSDLFAMIGTLFLWIYWPSFNSASCSHGDTQHRAALNTYLSLAASVLTTVAVSSIIHKKGRLDMPFLESRLRIQDTCGIHNLHGIPGIIGGIVGAVTAAYSSPDIYGEPGLLHSFGFGGYKADWTKKMQGRSQIFSLLLTLAIALVGGIIVGLILKLPFWGQAADENCFEDAIYWEIPEEVNTVYIPEDLTHKHPAPPVPSIPLVLPTPSASLVAPVPPTPPVSLATPVPSTSLVH